The following coding sequences are from one Streptomyces sp. NBC_01431 window:
- a CDS encoding ABC transporter permease, which yields MTTLSYAAKDSRTMLRRNLKKALRYPSLTLTVVIMPLMMLLLFNYAFGSALGSGIGAAATGGGRYIDYVSPGIILMAATSGALTTAISVCMDKTEGIVNRFRTMPISRASFLTGHVVGSVIQTMISVTLVIGVALLMGFRPTATPTEWLAAIGLLALLTLALTWLCAGIGLVAKNVETASNIPMPLTFLPFIGSAIVPPESMPTGLRWFAEYQPFTPIIETLRGLWLGTEFGSSAVIGLAWCVALCLVGYLWARHTFKSGAKR from the coding sequence ATGACCACCCTGTCGTACGCCGCCAAAGACTCCAGGACGATGCTGCGGCGCAACCTCAAGAAGGCCCTGCGCTACCCGTCCCTGACGCTCACCGTCGTCATCATGCCGCTCATGATGCTGCTGTTGTTCAACTACGCCTTCGGCAGCGCCCTGGGCAGCGGCATCGGCGCGGCGGCCACCGGAGGCGGCAGGTACATCGACTACGTCTCGCCCGGCATCATCCTGATGGCCGCCACCTCCGGTGCCCTGACCACCGCGATCAGCGTCTGCATGGACAAGACCGAGGGCATCGTCAACCGCTTCCGTACGATGCCGATCTCCCGGGCCTCGTTCCTGACCGGCCATGTCGTCGGCAGCGTGATCCAGACGATGATCAGCGTCACGCTCGTCATCGGCGTCGCCCTCCTGATGGGCTTCCGCCCCACCGCGACGCCCACCGAGTGGCTCGCCGCCATCGGCCTGCTCGCCCTGCTCACCCTCGCGCTGACCTGGCTCTGCGCGGGTATCGGCCTGGTCGCCAAGAACGTGGAGACCGCCAGCAACATCCCTATGCCCTTGACGTTCCTGCCGTTCATCGGCAGTGCCATCGTGCCGCCCGAGTCCATGCCCACCGGCCTGCGCTGGTTCGCCGAGTACCAACCCTTCACGCCGATCATCGAGACCCTGCGCGGTCTGTGGCTCGGCACTGAATTCGGCTCCAGCGCGGTCATCGGCCTCGCCTGGTGCGTGGCGCTCTGCCTGGTCGGTTACCTGTGGGCCCGGCACACCTTCAAGTCCGGCGCCAAGCGGTAA
- a CDS encoding ATP-binding cassette domain-containing protein, translating to MTTPHACAPGAANTTAPAITATGLRKSYGDKLVLDGIDLNIAEGTVFALLGPNGAGKTTTVEILSTLIDADAGEAWVAGNHVTRAADAVRSAIGVTGQFSAVDNLLTAEENLLLMADLHHLDRREGKRRTGELLRRFDLLEVADKTAVTFSGGMRRKLDLAMTLVGDPRIIFLDEPTTGLDPRSRRTMWEIIRELVADDGVTIFLTTQYLDEADQLADRIAVLDHGRLIAEGTSDELKQRIPGGHIRVRFADAQSMDTAADIFGVATRDDDSLSLQIPGDGSIPTVRAVLDALESTGVRAESLTVHTPDLDDVFLTLTGRPRPSGTVAPLKESA from the coding sequence ATGACCACGCCCCACGCATGCGCGCCGGGCGCCGCGAACACGACGGCGCCGGCGATCACCGCCACCGGACTGCGCAAGTCCTACGGCGACAAGCTCGTGCTCGACGGCATCGACCTGAACATCGCCGAAGGCACCGTCTTCGCGCTGCTCGGGCCGAACGGAGCCGGCAAGACCACGACGGTGGAGATCCTTTCCACCCTCATCGACGCCGACGCGGGCGAGGCCTGGGTCGCGGGCAACCATGTCACCCGGGCCGCCGACGCGGTGCGCTCCGCGATCGGCGTCACCGGCCAGTTCTCGGCCGTCGACAATCTGCTGACCGCCGAGGAGAACCTGCTCCTCATGGCGGATCTGCACCACCTGGACCGGCGCGAGGGCAAGCGGCGAACCGGCGAACTGCTGCGCCGCTTCGACCTGCTGGAGGTGGCGGACAAGACCGCCGTCACCTTCTCCGGCGGCATGCGGCGCAAGCTCGACCTGGCGATGACCCTGGTCGGTGATCCGCGGATCATCTTCCTGGACGAGCCGACCACGGGGCTCGACCCGCGCAGCCGCCGCACCATGTGGGAGATCATCCGCGAGCTCGTCGCGGATGACGGCGTCACCATCTTCCTCACCACGCAGTACCTGGACGAGGCCGACCAACTCGCCGATCGCATCGCGGTGTTGGACCACGGCAGGCTGATCGCCGAGGGCACCTCCGACGAACTGAAGCAGCGCATCCCCGGCGGCCACATCCGGGTGCGGTTCGCCGACGCCCAGAGCATGGACACCGCCGCGGACATCTTCGGCGTCGCCACCCGCGACGACGACTCGCTCTCCCTCCAGATCCCCGGCGACGGCTCCATCCCCACCGTGCGGGCGGTCCTGGACGCCCTGGAGTCCACCGGCGTCCGGGCCGAGTCGCTCACCGTGCACACCCCCGACCTCGACGACGTCTTCCTGACGCTCACCGGTCGGCCCCGCCCCTCCGGCACCGTCGCACCGCTCAAGGAGAGCGCCTGA
- a CDS encoding DUF4097 family beta strand repeat-containing protein translates to MPAFDTPEPISVTLEFEVAYVRISAGKRTDTVVEVLPHNGSDAKDVRAVQETQVTCTGGRLTVKTPKKRSPWGKPGAIEVSIELPAGSDVRGTTGMGNFICEGRLGETVLRTGLGDVQLDEVAGAELKTSTGDIRLARSTGDIQVSGMGRVEIGTVAAAATVKNGNGATTIGEVTGSLKANAANGEISIGIAHSGVDAKAANGRIEIGVAHAGVEASSSNGAIRVGDVARGRIDLRTAVGDLEVGVREGTAAWLDLTPKFGTVRNSLGSAAGPQESDETVEVHARSSVGDIIIRRA, encoded by the coding sequence ATGCCTGCTTTCGACACCCCTGAACCGATCTCCGTCACCCTCGAATTCGAGGTCGCCTACGTCCGCATCAGCGCGGGCAAGCGCACCGACACGGTCGTGGAGGTGCTGCCGCACAACGGCTCCGACGCCAAGGACGTACGCGCCGTGCAGGAGACCCAGGTCACCTGCACGGGCGGGCGGCTCACGGTCAAGACGCCCAAGAAGCGGTCCCCGTGGGGCAAGCCCGGCGCCATCGAGGTGAGCATCGAACTGCCCGCCGGATCCGATGTCCGGGGCACCACGGGCATGGGCAACTTCATCTGCGAAGGCCGCCTCGGCGAGACCGTGCTCAGGACCGGCCTCGGTGACGTCCAGCTGGACGAGGTGGCGGGCGCCGAACTCAAGACCAGCACCGGTGACATCCGCCTGGCCCGCTCGACCGGGGACATCCAGGTCAGCGGCATGGGCCGGGTCGAGATCGGCACCGTCGCGGCCGCGGCGACCGTCAAGAACGGCAACGGCGCCACCACGATCGGCGAGGTCACCGGCAGCCTGAAGGCCAACGCGGCCAACGGCGAGATCTCCATCGGCATCGCACACAGCGGCGTCGACGCCAAGGCCGCCAACGGCCGGATCGAGATCGGCGTCGCCCACGCCGGTGTCGAGGCCTCCAGTTCCAACGGCGCCATCCGCGTCGGCGACGTCGCCCGCGGCCGGATCGACCTGCGCACCGCCGTCGGCGACCTCGAAGTGGGCGTCCGCGAGGGCACCGCGGCCTGGCTCGACCTGACCCCCAAGTTCGGCACCGTACGCAACTCGCTCGGCTCCGCCGCCGGGCCCCAGGAGTCCGACGAGACCGTCGAGGTGCATGCCCGGAGCTCGGTCGGCGACATCATCATCCGTCGTGCCTGA
- a CDS encoding sulfite exporter TauE/SafE family protein yields the protein MTPQTLVILAVTVGIAAFVQGGSGLGFALVVAPVAGILDPSLLPVFVLASMIPLNLYVTWRERGSLDLRGARWIAVARLAATPGGLALLWLIPDRSIGLFVGVSTVLAALVSLAAPAFAPGRVAYVGAGLVTGLTETATGVGGPPLALVYQHRPPAELRSTVAACFLVGEVASLTLLFATGRGHVADLGWAAALLPAIAAGAWLSRVVHQRIDARRMRLFVLVFALVSGTVLIAGP from the coding sequence GTGACCCCTCAGACCCTGGTGATCCTCGCCGTCACGGTGGGCATCGCCGCGTTCGTCCAGGGCGGCAGCGGGCTCGGCTTCGCGCTGGTCGTCGCCCCGGTGGCCGGCATCCTCGACCCCTCGCTGCTGCCCGTCTTCGTCCTCGCGTCGATGATCCCGCTGAACCTGTACGTCACCTGGCGCGAACGCGGCTCGCTCGATCTGCGCGGGGCCCGCTGGATCGCGGTGGCCCGGCTGGCCGCGACGCCGGGCGGGCTCGCGCTGCTCTGGCTCATCCCGGACCGCAGCATCGGGTTGTTCGTCGGTGTCTCCACCGTCCTGGCGGCGCTCGTCAGCCTGGCCGCGCCCGCCTTCGCACCCGGCCGCGTCGCGTATGTCGGCGCGGGGTTGGTGACCGGCCTGACGGAGACGGCGACCGGGGTCGGCGGTCCCCCGCTCGCGCTGGTCTACCAGCACCGGCCCCCCGCCGAGCTGCGCTCCACCGTCGCGGCCTGCTTCCTGGTGGGCGAAGTGGCCTCGCTGACCCTGCTGTTCGCGACCGGGCGGGGGCACGTCGCCGATCTGGGCTGGGCGGCCGCGCTGCTCCCGGCCATCGCCGCGGGGGCGTGGCTGAGCCGCGTGGTGCACCAGCGAATCGACGCCCGCAGGATGCGGCTGTTCGTCCTCGTCTTCGCCCTGGTCTCCGGCACCGTCCTCATCGCGGGCCCCTGA
- a CDS encoding amidohydrolase family protein: MNQHTQERLRTRGPLLLIPDAVLLPEGVMELYAVVVSAGSFEAVGPTEELERMYPHLQPLRLPGHLLMPGFVDSHHHLTQSFGAALAFGEPSEIFRRVWVPLEGALDEESAYVAAKLAALESLRGGFTTVTDAGTRADVDTDVVACAARDAGIRCVLGLICDDTAADTDSAAVIERAEKHLAAYTDDPLIHPSLAISIPEAATDATLHATVRLATEAGAVVQMHVNEHLAAVERSLLRHGLRPLERLGSINALGPHLLAAHTTLLAPREVSLLADTGTAVSYNPVASAWKGNAVAPATTLAERGVRFGIGSDGTRGDGFRLAEAAEFAQRLAYGLTTGDSSCGAGWTWLEHATAGGADAVGLGGRTGTIAAGMAADFLLVDVSTPELALSWDLPWELVRRGNRDQISAVFVAGRLRLWHGQPTDWDGPELVRRAAALARSAVARAPLTRAHPTSTTARNTAVRETAVRTRALRRSTTAPDIPVRNTATRDPELRNPGTRENTETRETTTARNTRNTPHARNTATLNTTAPNRSTAQ; this comes from the coding sequence ATGAACCAGCACACCCAGGAGCGGCTGCGCACGCGCGGCCCTCTGCTCCTCATCCCCGACGCGGTCCTGCTGCCGGAAGGAGTCATGGAGTTGTACGCGGTGGTCGTCTCCGCGGGCTCGTTCGAGGCGGTGGGGCCGACCGAGGAGTTGGAGCGTATGTATCCGCATCTCCAACCCCTGCGCCTGCCGGGCCACCTGCTCATGCCGGGCTTCGTCGACAGCCACCACCATCTCACCCAGAGTTTCGGCGCCGCCCTCGCCTTCGGTGAGCCCTCGGAGATTTTCCGCCGGGTGTGGGTCCCCCTCGAAGGCGCCCTGGACGAGGAATCGGCCTATGTGGCGGCGAAGCTCGCCGCGCTGGAGTCGCTGCGCGGCGGGTTCACCACCGTCACCGACGCCGGGACGCGCGCCGATGTGGACACCGACGTCGTCGCCTGCGCAGCACGGGACGCGGGGATCCGCTGCGTGCTCGGGCTGATCTGCGACGACACCGCCGCGGACACTGACTCCGCCGCGGTCATCGAACGGGCCGAGAAGCACCTGGCCGCGTACACCGACGACCCGCTCATCCATCCCTCGCTCGCGATCTCCATCCCCGAAGCTGCCACCGACGCCACCCTGCACGCGACGGTGCGCCTCGCCACCGAGGCCGGGGCGGTGGTCCAGATGCACGTGAACGAGCATCTGGCGGCGGTCGAACGCTCCCTCCTGCGGCACGGCCTGCGGCCACTTGAGCGCCTGGGGAGCATCAACGCCCTCGGCCCCCACCTCCTGGCCGCCCACACCACTTTGCTGGCTCCCCGCGAGGTGTCGCTGTTGGCCGACACGGGAACTGCCGTCAGTTACAACCCTGTTGCGAGCGCCTGGAAGGGCAACGCGGTCGCCCCCGCCACCACGCTGGCCGAGCGCGGTGTCCGCTTCGGGATCGGCAGCGACGGAACCCGGGGGGACGGGTTCCGGCTCGCGGAGGCCGCCGAGTTCGCCCAACGGCTGGCGTACGGGCTGACCACCGGCGACTCGTCCTGCGGGGCGGGCTGGACCTGGCTGGAACATGCCACCGCCGGGGGTGCGGACGCGGTCGGCCTCGGCGGCCGCACCGGCACCATCGCCGCCGGGATGGCGGCCGACTTCCTGCTCGTGGACGTGTCCACCCCCGAACTCGCACTGTCCTGGGACCTGCCCTGGGAGTTGGTACGCCGCGGCAACCGCGACCAGATCAGCGCCGTGTTCGTGGCCGGTCGCCTGCGACTGTGGCACGGTCAGCCCACCGACTGGGACGGCCCGGAACTGGTGCGCCGCGCCGCGGCCCTGGCCCGGTCCGCCGTGGCACGGGCACCCCTCACCCGCGCACACCCCACCTCAACGACCGCACGGAACACGGCGGTACGGGAGACGGCGGTACGGACCAGGGCGCTTCGGAGGAGTACCACGGCTCCGGACATACCGGTACGGAACACGGCGACGCGGGACCCGGAGTTGCGTAACCCAGGGACACGGGAGAACACGGAGACACGGGAGACGACCACCGCACGGAACACGCGCAACACACCGCACGCGCGGAACACGGCCACACTGAACACCACGGCACCGAACCGGAGCACCGCACAGTGA
- a CDS encoding uracil-xanthine permease family protein — MAATPISAIFLMSATLRLNAGLTVDLLSAAFVLSGVGSLIQSVGLWKFGPRLPFVMLPGGAPLILFLAIADAHGLRVAAGAVILTAVFTFAVLPLFARLLKFFPPLVIGTMIVIVGVNLVKVGAILVTGRPGEHGFAAPGHLALGMATIGFTVVFHLLLRGVPRQLSVMLGLIAGTALALLLGDVSFGHLGQGGWVDVPRLMPFGSPRFDVLAALPLMLYSLASMAEATGQTVINAEAVGREIDQRVAVPRTVRGDALVSALGGLFGMPLMVTSGENIGIVRVTGVRSRFVTAAAGVVLIAIGFLAPVTRAISVVPAPVVGGTAMVVFAVITVLGVQMLARCDLDRHTNTFICAVALALGLLPILVPDVYQGFPSTARILLESGVAVGAFVAAVLNVLFHHVGPALAARLSVRPDLRTEGTR; from the coding sequence ATGGCGGCCACCCCCATCTCCGCCATCTTCCTGATGAGCGCCACCCTGCGGCTGAACGCGGGGCTGACCGTCGATCTGCTCTCCGCCGCCTTCGTGCTGTCCGGCGTGGGATCGCTGATCCAGTCCGTCGGGCTCTGGAAGTTCGGGCCCCGGCTGCCGTTCGTCATGCTGCCGGGCGGCGCGCCGCTGATCCTGTTCCTCGCCATCGCCGACGCGCACGGCCTGCGCGTCGCGGCGGGGGCGGTCATCCTCACCGCCGTCTTCACCTTCGCCGTACTGCCGCTCTTCGCACGGCTGTTGAAGTTCTTCCCGCCCCTGGTCATCGGCACGATGATCGTGATCGTCGGCGTCAATCTGGTGAAGGTCGGGGCGATCCTGGTCACGGGGCGTCCCGGGGAACACGGTTTCGCCGCTCCCGGCCATCTCGCGCTCGGTATGGCGACCATCGGGTTCACGGTCGTCTTCCATCTGCTCCTCCGCGGCGTCCCGCGCCAGCTCTCCGTCATGCTCGGCCTCATCGCCGGTACGGCCCTCGCGCTGCTCCTCGGGGACGTGAGCTTCGGCCACCTCGGCCAGGGCGGCTGGGTCGACGTGCCTCGGCTCATGCCTTTCGGCTCGCCGCGGTTCGACGTGTTGGCCGCCCTGCCGCTCATGCTCTACAGCCTTGCGTCCATGGCGGAGGCCACCGGCCAGACCGTCATCAACGCCGAGGCGGTGGGCAGGGAGATCGACCAGCGGGTGGCCGTGCCCCGGACGGTCCGCGGTGACGCGCTCGTCTCGGCACTCGGCGGCCTGTTCGGGATGCCCTTGATGGTGACGAGCGGGGAGAACATCGGGATCGTCCGCGTGACCGGCGTACGCAGCCGCTTCGTCACGGCCGCCGCCGGGGTCGTCCTCATCGCCATCGGGTTCCTCGCGCCGGTGACCCGGGCCATCAGCGTCGTCCCCGCCCCGGTCGTCGGGGGCACCGCCATGGTGGTCTTCGCCGTGATCACGGTGCTCGGCGTGCAGATGCTCGCCCGCTGCGACCTCGACCGGCACACCAACACGTTCATCTGCGCCGTCGCTCTCGCGCTCGGCCTGCTGCCCATCCTCGTGCCCGACGTGTACCAGGGGTTCCCCTCCACCGCCCGCATCCTGCTCGAAAGCGGCGTCGCGGTCGGCGCGTTCGTCGCGGCCGTCCTCAACGTCCTCTTCCACCACGTCGGACCGGCCCTCGCCGCCCGGCTGTCCGTACGCCCCGATCTGCGCACCGAAGGCACCCGATGA
- a CDS encoding GbsR/MarR family transcriptional regulator encodes MPGGRLTQQERQQIALGLADGLAYAEIARGLDRPTSTITREVMRNGGPTAYRAELAHRATERRTHRRRQAAPRGARAPEQAHGRDAEAVRAYEETFTALFMQQGLPKMTSRVLASLYTTDAGSLTASELVQRLQVSPASVSKAVTFLEAQGLIRRERDERRRERYVVDDDVMYQSTIAGARANAQLAETARQGVSILGPDTPAAARLENIARFVDFVSESIARAADQAREILHTKPDRPADGTAGPSSDPG; translated from the coding sequence ATGCCGGGAGGCAGACTCACCCAGCAGGAACGTCAGCAGATCGCGCTGGGGCTGGCCGACGGGCTCGCCTACGCGGAGATCGCCAGAGGCCTCGACCGCCCGACCTCGACCATCACGCGCGAGGTCATGCGCAACGGGGGCCCCACCGCCTACCGCGCCGAACTCGCCCACCGCGCCACCGAGCGCCGCACTCACCGGCGCAGGCAGGCGGCGCCCCGCGGGGCGCGGGCGCCCGAACAGGCCCACGGACGCGACGCCGAGGCGGTGCGCGCGTACGAGGAGACGTTCACCGCCCTCTTCATGCAACAGGGCCTGCCGAAGATGACGTCCCGGGTGCTGGCGTCCCTCTACACCACCGACGCGGGCAGCCTCACCGCGTCCGAGCTCGTCCAGCGCCTCCAGGTCAGCCCGGCGTCCGTCTCCAAGGCGGTCACGTTCCTCGAAGCCCAGGGCCTCATCCGCCGGGAACGCGACGAACGTCGCCGCGAGCGCTATGTCGTTGACGACGACGTGATGTACCAGTCGACGATCGCCGGCGCCCGAGCCAACGCCCAACTCGCCGAGACCGCACGGCAGGGCGTCAGCATCCTCGGCCCCGACACTCCGGCCGCCGCCCGCCTGGAGAACATCGCCCGCTTCGTCGACTTCGTCTCCGAGAGCATCGCCCGCGCCGCGGACCAGGCCCGCGAAATCCTCCACACGAAGCCCGACCGGCCCGCGGACGGCACCGCCGGGCCGAGTTCAGACCCCGGATAA
- a CDS encoding DUF4097 family beta strand repeat-containing protein: MQKFATATPVTAVLDIPAGRVQFIAADRADTTVVVLPANASKSRDVKAAEQTRVEYSDGVLRIDNPVKNQYFGPTGAIEVTVQLPAGSRVEAKAASAELRGVGRLGDVAFEGAHGWVKLDETEGARLTLSAGDISVGRLGGPAEIRTQKGDLRIAEAVRGTVELRTEAGEISIGAARGVSASLDAGTSHGRIHNALKNTDGVAGLSIRATTASGNITARSL; encoded by the coding sequence ATGCAGAAGTTCGCCACCGCCACCCCGGTAACCGCCGTCCTCGACATCCCCGCGGGGCGCGTCCAGTTCATCGCGGCCGACCGGGCCGACACCACGGTCGTGGTGCTCCCCGCGAACGCCTCCAAGAGCCGCGACGTGAAGGCGGCGGAGCAGACCAGGGTCGAGTACAGCGACGGTGTCCTGCGGATCGACAACCCCGTGAAGAACCAGTACTTCGGCCCGACCGGAGCCATCGAGGTGACCGTCCAGCTGCCCGCCGGCTCCCGTGTCGAGGCGAAGGCCGCCAGCGCCGAGTTGCGCGGCGTCGGACGGCTCGGCGACGTCGCCTTCGAAGGCGCCCACGGCTGGGTCAAGCTCGACGAGACCGAGGGCGCCCGTCTCACCCTCAGCGCCGGCGACATCTCGGTCGGCCGCCTCGGCGGCCCCGCGGAGATCCGCACCCAGAAGGGAGACCTGCGGATCGCCGAGGCCGTGCGCGGCACGGTCGAACTGCGCACCGAGGCTGGTGAGATCTCGATCGGCGCCGCCCGCGGAGTATCCGCCTCCCTGGACGCCGGTACCAGCCACGGCCGCATCCACAACGCGCTCAAGAACACGGACGGCGTCGCCGGCCTGAGCATCCGCGCGACCACCGCCTCCGGCAACATCACCGCCCGCAGCCTCTGA
- a CDS encoding ATP-binding cassette domain-containing protein yields MTSLAIAANGLRKSYGDKIVLDGVDLAVPEGTIFSLLGPNGAGKTTAVKILSTLVSADAGTGDIHIGGHDLAADPQAVRATIGVTGQFSAVDGLITGEENMLLMADLHHLSRAQGRRTAAELLERFDLVEAAKKPASTYSGGMKRRLDIAMTLVGNPRIIFLDEPTTGLDPRSRHNMWQIIRELVTGGVTVFLTTQYLDEADELADRIAVLNDGRIVAEGTAEELKRLIPGGHIRLRFTDPAAYQSAATAFSEPVFPQAPGSARAGGTADDESLTLRIPSDGSQRELRSVLDRLESAGIEADELTVHTPDLDDVFFALTGSDPHPGLPSQPKEAVR; encoded by the coding sequence ATGACCAGCTTGGCCATCGCGGCGAACGGGCTGCGCAAGTCCTACGGTGACAAGATCGTGCTCGACGGCGTCGACCTGGCCGTCCCCGAAGGAACGATCTTCTCCCTGCTCGGCCCGAACGGCGCCGGCAAGACCACCGCCGTGAAGATCCTCTCCACCCTCGTCTCCGCCGACGCGGGTACCGGCGACATCCACATCGGCGGCCACGACCTGGCCGCCGACCCGCAGGCGGTGCGCGCCACGATCGGCGTGACCGGGCAGTTCTCCGCCGTCGACGGTCTGATCACCGGTGAGGAGAACATGCTCCTCATGGCGGACCTGCACCACCTCTCCCGCGCCCAGGGTCGGCGCACCGCCGCCGAACTCCTTGAGCGCTTCGACCTGGTGGAAGCCGCGAAGAAGCCCGCCTCGACCTACTCCGGCGGCATGAAGCGCCGCCTGGACATCGCCATGACGCTGGTCGGCAACCCGCGGATCATCTTCCTCGACGAGCCCACCACCGGCCTCGACCCGCGCTCCCGGCACAACATGTGGCAGATCATCCGTGAGCTCGTCACGGGGGGCGTCACCGTCTTCCTCACCACCCAGTACCTGGACGAGGCCGACGAACTCGCCGACCGCATCGCCGTGTTGAACGACGGCCGGATCGTGGCCGAGGGCACCGCCGAGGAACTCAAGCGGCTCATTCCCGGTGGCCACATCCGGCTCCGTTTCACCGACCCGGCCGCGTACCAGTCCGCCGCCACCGCGTTCAGCGAGCCCGTATTCCCCCAAGCCCCCGGCTCCGCCCGAGCCGGGGGAACCGCCGACGACGAGTCGCTGACGCTGCGGATCCCCAGCGACGGCAGCCAGCGCGAACTGCGCTCCGTCCTCGACCGGTTGGAGTCGGCCGGCATCGAGGCGGACGAACTGACCGTGCACACCCCCGACCTCGACGACGTGTTCTTCGCCCTGACCGGCTCCGACCCGCACCCCGGCCTGCCCAGCCAGCCCAAGGAGGCTGTCCGATGA
- a CDS encoding ABC transporter permease yields MSSLTLAVRDSSTMLRRNLLHARRYPSLTLNLLLTPIMLLLLFVYIFGDTMSRGIGGGGADRSAYIAYVVPGLLLMTIGSTVVGTAVSVCNDMTEGIIARFRTMAIHRPSVLVGHVVGSVLQSITSVVLVGAVAVAIGFRSTDATALEWLAAFGLLVLFALALTWIAVGMGLISPNAEAAGNNAMPLILLPLLSSAFTPIHSMPGWFQPIAQYQPFTPAIETLRGLLLGSEIGNNGWLAVGWCLGLTVLGYFWSTSKFNRDAK; encoded by the coding sequence ATGAGCTCCCTGACCCTTGCCGTACGCGACTCGTCCACGATGCTGCGCCGCAACCTGCTGCACGCCCGGCGCTATCCGTCCCTCACCCTGAACCTGCTGCTCACGCCGATCATGCTGCTGCTGCTCTTCGTGTACATCTTCGGCGACACGATGAGCCGGGGCATCGGCGGCGGCGGTGCGGACCGCTCCGCGTACATCGCCTACGTCGTCCCCGGTCTGCTGCTGATGACCATCGGCAGCACCGTGGTCGGGACCGCGGTGTCCGTCTGCAACGACATGACCGAAGGCATCATCGCCCGCTTCCGCACGATGGCGATCCACCGCCCTTCGGTGCTCGTCGGGCACGTCGTCGGCAGCGTTCTCCAGTCGATCACGAGCGTGGTCCTCGTGGGCGCCGTCGCCGTGGCCATCGGGTTCCGGTCCACGGACGCCACCGCCCTGGAGTGGCTCGCGGCCTTCGGGCTGCTCGTGCTCTTCGCCCTTGCCCTCACCTGGATCGCGGTCGGCATGGGCTTGATCAGCCCGAACGCCGAGGCGGCCGGCAACAACGCGATGCCGCTGATCCTGCTGCCGCTGCTGTCCAGCGCCTTCACCCCGATCCACTCCATGCCGGGCTGGTTCCAGCCGATCGCCCAGTACCAGCCGTTCACACCCGCCATCGAAACCCTGCGGGGCCTGCTGCTCGGCAGCGAGATCGGCAACAACGGGTGGCTCGCCGTCGGCTGGTGCCTGGGGCTTACGGTGCTCGGCTACTTCTGGTCGACCTCGAAGTTCAACCGCGACGCGAAGTAA